The segment TGAGGGGGTTAACGAACGGCCCATTCTATTCATGCGAGGCCTTCGCCTGGGTGCCCGGAGGTGGAAAAGCCGACGATGGTTGGCTTGAGGTCGCTTGAAAGGTTGACGCCGGGTGGGGCGATCCGGTACGATTACTGATCTATTTTAGGTAAAGTGTATTCTTTAATTTGAGCAATTTGAAAACGGCAAGCGTTGTCCGAGAGGGCTGCGCATTGCCCTATTTCTGTCTGTTAGTGCCATAGGCCCTAACGTCGCTGTCGGAAATGACTACTTTAAGGGTGGTATCAATGCCTCAGAAAGCCGGTGAACGGGTAAACGTTTACCCCGGTTCCCCTTCAATCTCTTCGCAGCTTCCGGACCTGATCGAGATCCAGAAGCGCTCGTTCGAGTGGTTCTTGCGCGAGGGGTTGAAGGAGGAGCTGCTCTCCTTCTCGCCTATCGGTGACTACAGCAACCGCCTCGAGCTCCACTTCCTGACGGATTATACCCTCGGGGAGCCGAAGTATACCGTGCAAGAGTGCCGGGCTCGCGACGCAACGTTCTCGAAGCCCCTGCGCATCCCGGTCCGCCTGATCACCAAGGAGACCGGCGAGGTCAAGGAGCAGGAGATCTTCATCGGCGAGCTGCCGGTGATGACCGATTACGGCACCTTCATTATTAATGGGGCCGAGCGCGTCATCGTCTCCCAGATCGTTCGTTCGCCCGGCGTCTACTTCAAGCGCGAGACCGACCCGAGCGGCAAGAAGACCTACTCGGCCACCGTCATTCCGAACCGCGGCGCCTGGCTCAAGTTCGAGACCGACGTCAACGACCTGATCTACGTCCGCATCGACAAGACCCGCAAGCTCCTCGCTTCGGTCCTGCTGCGCGCCCTCGGCTACCAGAACGCCGAGATGCTCGACATGTTCCGTCACCGCGAGTACCTCCAGAAGACGCTCGACGCCGACAAGACCACCTCGGTCGAGGACGCGCTGATCGAGGTCTACAAGAAGCTGCGCCCGGGCGACATGCCCTCGGTCGAAGGCGGCCGTCAGGTCCTCTTCTCGCGCTTCTTCGACCCCAAGCGTTACGACCTGGGTCGCGTGGGTCGCTACAAGATCAACAAGAAGCTCGGTCTGTCCGTCGCTGAGAGCGATCGGGTCCTGGTCAAGGAAGATATCGTCGGCGCCATCGACTACCTGATCAACCTCAACTACGACATCGGTGCGGTGGATGACATCGACCACCTGGGCAACCGTCGCATCCGTTCGGTCGGCGAGCTGCTCCAGAACCAGTTCCGCGTCGGTCTGACCCGCCTCGAGCGGATCATCCGCGAGCGCATGACCATCCAGGAGGCCGACACCCTCACCCCGCAGAACCTCGTGAACGCCAAGCCCCTGGTGGCCGCGATCAAGGAGTTCTTCGGCTCGTCGCAGCTCTCCCAGTTCATGGACCAGACCAACCCCCTGGCCGAGCTCACCCACAAGCGCCGCCTCTCGGCCCTCGGCCCCGGCGGTCTGTCGCGTGAGCGCGCCGGCTTCGCCGTTCGCGACATCCACCCCTCGCACAACGGCCGCATCTGCCCCATCGAGACCCCGGAAGGTCCGAACGCGGGTCTGATCGGCTCGCTCTCGACCTACGCCCGCGTCAACGACTACGGCTTCATCGAGACCCCGCTGCGCCGCGTCATCAACGGCAAGGTCTCCGACGAGATCATCTACCTGACGGCGGATGAGGAGGACGAGTACCGCGTCGCGTCCGGCGACACGCCGCTCAACGCCGACAACACCTTCGTGGCCAAGCAGGTGCCGGTCCGCTTCAAGGCCGACTTCGCCTTCGCCGACCCCACCGAGGTCGACCTGATGGGCGTCAGCCCGATCCAGATCATCTCGGTCGCCACGGCGATGATCCCCTTCCTTGAGCACGACGACGCCAACCGCGCCCTGATGGGCTCGAACATGCAGCGTCAGGCCGTGCCCCTCGTGAAGGCCGAGCGTCCCCGCGTCGGTACCGGCATCGAGGCCCGCGTCGCGCAGGACTCCGGCATGGTCGTGCTGTGCCAGAAGCCCGGCGTCGTCACCCGCGTCACCGCCACCGAGGTGGTGGTCAAGGAAGACGAGAACGGCAAGGAGCGCACCTACAAGTTCCTGAAGTTCCTGCGCTCCAACCAGGACACCTGCATCAACCAGCGTCCCATCGTTTCGAAGGGCGACCGCGTCGAGAAGGGCAGCCCCCTTGCCGACGGCGCCGCGACCCAGCAGGGCGAGATGGCCCTGGGCCGCAACGTGCTGGTCGCGTTCATGCCCTGGGAAGGCTACAACTTCGAGGACGCGATCCTCTTGAGCCGCCGCCTGGTCCAGGACGACGTCTTCACCTCGATCCACATCGAGAAGTACGAGATCGAAGCCCGCGCCACCAAGCTCGGTAACGAAGAGATCACCCGCGAAGTCCCCAACGTCGGCGAGGACGCCCTCAAGGACCTGGACGACCGCGGCATCATCCGCATCGGCGCCGAGGTCGAGCCCGACGACATCCTCGTCGGGAAGGTCACGCCCAAGGGTGAATCGGAGCATCCCCCCGAAGAGAAGCTCCTGCGCGCCATCTTCGGTGAGAAGGCCCGCGACGTCCGTGACACCTCGCTGCGCGTCCCGCACGGCGAGAAGGGCTGGATCGTCGACGTCAAGGTCTTCAGCCGCGAGAAGAACGATGAGCTGCCCCCCGGCGTCAACATGGTCGTGCGCATCTACATCGCTCAGAAGCGCAAGATCCAGGTGGGCGACAAGATCGCCGGCCGGCACGGTAACAAGGGTATCGTCGCCCGCATCCTGCCCCAGGAGGACATGCCCTTCCTGCCGGACGGCACCCCCGTCGACATCGTGCTCAACCCGCTGGGCGTGCCTTCGCGCATGAACGTCGGTCAGACCTACGAGACGATCCTCGGCCGCGCCGCTGCGCTGCTCGACGACATCTACGGCGTGCCCCCCTTCGACGAGCAGTTCGGCGAGACCGCCTCGGACGACCTGATCCGCAACAAGATGCGGATGGCCGCCGAGAAGACCGGCTTCACCTGGCTCCAGGAGACCGGTAAGGCCAAGCTGTTCGACGGCCGCACGGGCGAGGCGTTCGATCGCCCCGTCACGGTCGGCAACATCTACATGATGAAGCTGGTCCACCTGGTCGACGACAAGATCCACGCACGTTCGACCGGTCCGTACTCGCTGGTCACGCAGCAGCCCCTGGGCGGTAAGGCCCAGTTCGGCGGCCAGCGCTTCGGCGAGATGGAGGTGTGGGCGCTCGAGGCCTACGGCGCGGCGTACACCCTCCAGGAAATGCTCACCATCAAGTCCGACGACGTTCCGGGTCGCGCCAAGGCGTACGAAGCGATCGTCAAGGGCAAGAACCTCTCGAAGCCGGGCATCCCGGAGTCGTTCAAGGTTCTCATCCGCGAACTGCAGAGCCTCGGCCTCGACATGCACGTGGCCAAGGCGGACGGTACGGAAATCGAACTCTTCGAAGAAGAGGAGATCCCGTCCCGCGGTCTGCGCACCCAACTCCTCAAGCCGGTCCTGCCCGAGCTGGGTACCGAGGCGCTGAGCTAAAGCCCTCGCGGGAGCCGCTCGCGACCGACGCGAGCGGTTCCTGTCCCAGCAACCGGACCCCTCTAGATTTAGGAGAGACTTTTGTCGGATATGAGTTCGAAGTTCGATTATATTAAGGTCGGCATCGCGTCCCCCGAGCGTATTCTCTCGTGGTCGCGCGGCGAAGTGACCAAGCCCGAGACGATCAACTACCGGACCCTCAAGCCCGAGCGGGACGGCCTGTTCTGCGAGCGCATCTTCGGGCCCGCCAAGGACTGGGAGTGCCACTGCGGTAAGTACAAGCGCGTCCGCCACAAGGGCATCATCTGCGAGCGCTGCGGCGTCGAGGTGACGGACTCCAAGGTCCGCCGCTACCGCATGGGCCACATCAAGCTGGCCGCTCCGGTCGCCCACATCTGGTATCTCAAGGGCATCCCCTCGTACCTGAGCATCCTGCTCGACATCCCCCTGCGCTCGCTGGAGGACGTCGTCTACTTCAACTCGTACATCGTCCTGGACCCGGGTAACACCAACCTCGAGAAGCGCCAGACGATCACCGAGGACGACTTCGAGAACCTCGATGCCAACCCCGAGGCCGAGTTCGTCGCCAAGATGGGCGCCGAGGCGGTCAAGGAGCTGCTGCAGTCCATGGACATGCAGGAGCTGGGCAACGAGCTCAAGAACGATCTGGCGTCGGCCACCGGCCAGAAGCGCGCCAAGATCATCAAGCGCCTGCGCGTCGTCGACGCCTTCAACGCCGCCGGTAGCCACCCCGCCGCGATGATCCTGGACGTGATCCCGGTCATCCCCCCCGACCTGCGCCCCATGGTGCAGCTCGACGGCGGCCGCTTCGCCACCAGCGACCTGAACGACCTCTATCGCCGCGTCATCAACCGCAACAACCGCCTGTACCGCCTCAAGGAGATGGGCGCGCCGGACATCATCATCCGGAACGAGATGCGCATGCTCCAGGAGGCCGTTGACGCCCTGATCGACAACGGCCGTCGCGGCCGCGCGGTCGTCGGCCCCAACAACCGCCCCCTCAAGAGCCTCTCGGACATCATCGAGGGTAAGCAGGGCCGCTTCCGTCAGAACCTGCTCGGTAAGCGCGTCGACTACTCGGGCCGTTCGGTCATCGTCGTCGGCCCCAGCCTCAAGCTGCACCAGTGCGGTCTCCCCAAGGAGATGGCGCTGGAGCTCTTCAAGCCGTTCGTCATGAACAAGCTGGTCGAGCGGGCCATCGTCCAGAACATCAAGAGCGCCAAGAAGAAGATCGAGCGCGGCGAGACCATCGTCTGGGACATCCTGGAAGAGGTCATCAAGGGCCACCCGGTCCTCCTCAACCGCGCCCCGACCCTCCACCGCCTGGGCATCCAGGCCTTCGAGCCGGTGCTCGTCGAGGGCCGCGCCATCCAGATCCACCCGCTCGTCTGTACCGCCTTCAACGCGGACTTCGACGGTGACCAGATGGCCGTCCACGTGCCCCTCTCGGTCGAAGCCCAGACCGAGGCGCGCCTCCTGATGCTCGCCTCGAACAACGTGCTGTCGCCCGCGACCGGCCACCCGATCATCACCCCCAGCCAGGACATGGTCCTCGGCATCTACTACCTCTCGGTCGAGAACCCCGGCGACACCAAGGGCCAGGGCATGTACTTCAAGGACTTCACCGATGCCCTGGCGGCTCATGCCAGCGGCCTGGTGGGGACCCATGCCAAGATCGCCGTCCGCCATACCGGTGATCGCATGGAGGCCTACGGCCCCGAGATCCTGGACCTGTTCCCCGAGGATCGGCGCGACTTCTTCCGCGCCAAGTTCGAGGCCAAGCAGATCCTGGTGACGACCGTCGGTCGCATCATCCTCAACGAGCGCCTGCCCGAGTCGTTCCCCTTCTATAACGTCATCGTCGACAAGAAGATCCTGGGCCGCATCATCATGCGCGCCTACAACGAGATCTCGAGCTCGGCGGCCGCTGAGCTGGCCGACAGCCTCAAGAACCTCGGCTTCAAGTGGGCGACCCGCGCCGGCGTCTCCATCGCCATCGCGGACCTGACGGTCCCCCAGGACAAGAAGGCGATCCTCAAGGCCGCCGAACAGCAGATCGAGTCGTCGCGCACGGCTTACCTGCGCGGCGAGATCACCGAGGTCGAGCGTCACGCCCACGCCATCGACACCTGGGCCGAGACCACCGAAGTCCTGACCGCCAAGGTCGTCGAGGACTTCGATCGCCTCAACTCGGTGTACATGATGGCCTTCTCCGGCGCCCGCGGTAACCTCTCGCAGGTCCGTCAGCTGGTCGGGATGCGTGGCCTGATGGCCGATCCCTCGGGCCGAATCATCGACCTTCCGATTAAGTCCAACTTCCGCGAAGGCCTGAACGTCACCGAGTACGTCATCTCGTCGTACGGCGCCCGTAAGGGTCTGGTCGACACGGCGCTGCGTACCGCGGACTCGGGCTACCTGACCCGTCGTCTGGC is part of the bacterium genome and harbors:
- the rpoB gene encoding DNA-directed RNA polymerase subunit beta, which gives rise to MPQKAGERVNVYPGSPSISSQLPDLIEIQKRSFEWFLREGLKEELLSFSPIGDYSNRLELHFLTDYTLGEPKYTVQECRARDATFSKPLRIPVRLITKETGEVKEQEIFIGELPVMTDYGTFIINGAERVIVSQIVRSPGVYFKRETDPSGKKTYSATVIPNRGAWLKFETDVNDLIYVRIDKTRKLLASVLLRALGYQNAEMLDMFRHREYLQKTLDADKTTSVEDALIEVYKKLRPGDMPSVEGGRQVLFSRFFDPKRYDLGRVGRYKINKKLGLSVAESDRVLVKEDIVGAIDYLINLNYDIGAVDDIDHLGNRRIRSVGELLQNQFRVGLTRLERIIRERMTIQEADTLTPQNLVNAKPLVAAIKEFFGSSQLSQFMDQTNPLAELTHKRRLSALGPGGLSRERAGFAVRDIHPSHNGRICPIETPEGPNAGLIGSLSTYARVNDYGFIETPLRRVINGKVSDEIIYLTADEEDEYRVASGDTPLNADNTFVAKQVPVRFKADFAFADPTEVDLMGVSPIQIISVATAMIPFLEHDDANRALMGSNMQRQAVPLVKAERPRVGTGIEARVAQDSGMVVLCQKPGVVTRVTATEVVVKEDENGKERTYKFLKFLRSNQDTCINQRPIVSKGDRVEKGSPLADGAATQQGEMALGRNVLVAFMPWEGYNFEDAILLSRRLVQDDVFTSIHIEKYEIEARATKLGNEEITREVPNVGEDALKDLDDRGIIRIGAEVEPDDILVGKVTPKGESEHPPEEKLLRAIFGEKARDVRDTSLRVPHGEKGWIVDVKVFSREKNDELPPGVNMVVRIYIAQKRKIQVGDKIAGRHGNKGIVARILPQEDMPFLPDGTPVDIVLNPLGVPSRMNVGQTYETILGRAAALLDDIYGVPPFDEQFGETASDDLIRNKMRMAAEKTGFTWLQETGKAKLFDGRTGEAFDRPVTVGNIYMMKLVHLVDDKIHARSTGPYSLVTQQPLGGKAQFGGQRFGEMEVWALEAYGAAYTLQEMLTIKSDDVPGRAKAYEAIVKGKNLSKPGIPESFKVLIRELQSLGLDMHVAKADGTEIELFEEEEIPSRGLRTQLLKPVLPELGTEALS